One Archocentrus centrarchus isolate MPI-CPG fArcCen1 chromosome 10, fArcCen1, whole genome shotgun sequence genomic region harbors:
- the matr3l1.1 gene encoding matrin 3-like 1.1 isoform X4, protein MVRLVQFLLTAREDEKELRLLDSPRLDQLITGQQRRLLLLPTSTSPNLMRAAVTCLPRGATSPRHQCLHGKKLWTSTGRSHRCSRTRALYVISLCCHRRFPNWDCRMQTIRRDDKSEKKKKDGGRAAPAANQTASQSNRNSKQKKALEKGKVVCVKFPSQSVDETYLRKLTEPFGKIVKILMFPSLGFVEMGSVDQAKDLVKFHSNYPPTVNGEQIEFSISDAFNFLQSSRVVSFTPAPSGEHGKSDLISIVKRFGPPLYTLFLPSMAFVEMKNTPDAQKLVDYYQSNTLRLNDDLISVSFSGEYKTLMRVSKAKRYEEENEGTNKSSTKRTRSSSRDRDKSKENKKRRSRSRDKSSKEERTRSRSKDKSKEKSSSEAKTTSRSQEKSDRKRKSRTRSRSKDKSNSEKRTRTRSKSGSRDRTREKSTRESKTKSQEKKSGSRSRSRDKSREKSNKDQKIRSTSKANSSKESKTRSTTSKERKSRSRSRSMDKSSRDQKSRARQRSTSMSSRQDGEKTADPEKPESSSKDEPAPLEDSKPEVLDKQQEEEEAALPGEESDIEGMEVIAEDGENLKDEDVEALQEEEKITSAAEIAPEKDEAEEVAGGEPDNQENPVMEEKEEEEEESREATETQEESEDFPVNLENCITLDELGEDESDDQEGESADEPKSTSRSSRVFYFCHLPAHYALFDFFKLLRNFGRVVRYYLIGNRREGFIEMSSSSAALKAVEELTSNPAIHNCPKLITHISAKYYRLDNGWVVHSDGSDDEKNRSSSKKNEKQSKSKLSDQDENDRSSKGRKESLKKTSEKSGKKTPEKEVASKKTPERESSGKKTSKKEKDPKNTLENKFSGRKTPEKESPSKKTSDKDSVSASKKTPEKESKSKKTPKKESSEERTPEKDLKNSSEKESADRLTPEKGPSYDKIPENEMVEPKGTPEKNSVPLTTLKTEPEEENIQQNEELVAGEGPEEEKTKGAAEDHFRKKTPKAEKQEEQETLMEVCAEAGPDGEDTERPNPPDTSTDPPKAQREQEVEPQAGPAEGATEPQKPTKPVGTEFVRPVVGYFCNLCQLIFADEDEAKQQHCSSPTHYNKYQEKTGNDPWTS, encoded by the exons ATGGTAAGACTGGTCCAGTTCCTTCTTACAGCCCGGGAAGACGAGAAGGAGCTCCGCCTTCTCGATTCTCCGAGGCTGGACCAGCTGATTACAGGGCAGCAGCGGCGGCTCCTCCTCCTTCCAACGAGTACAAGTCCAAATCTCATGCGAGCCGCCGTGACGTGTCTTCCACGAGGAGCAACCAGTCCTCGGCATCAATGCCTACACGGAAAGAAGCTCTGGACTTCCACGGGAAGGTCCCACCGGTGTTCCCGTACTCGTGCTCTCTATGTGATATCACTGTGCTGTCACAGAAG GTTTCCTAACTGGGACTGCCGCATGCAGACGATCCGCAG gGATGATAAAtcggagaagaagaagaaggatggaGGGAGAGCCGCCCCGGCAGCGAATCAAA cagCATCGCAGTCAAACAGGAATTCGAAGCAGAAGAAG GCTTTGGAGAAAGGGAAAGTGGTGTGCGTGAAGTTTCCGTCTCAGTCTGTGGATGAGACGTATCTGAGGAAACTCACAGAACCTTTTGGAAAGATCGTGAAGATCCTCATGTTCCCGTCTCTG GGCTTCGTGGAGATGGGCTCGGTTGATCAGGCCAAGGACTTGGTGAAGTTTCACAGCAATTATCCTCCAACTGTGAACGGAGAGCAGATCGAGTTCAGCATCTCCGACGCCTTCAACTTTCTCCAG AGCTCTCGGGTGGTGAGTTTCACGCCGGCTCCATCAGGAGAACACGGAAAATCAGACCTGATCAGTATCGTCAAACGCTTCGGCCCACCGCTCTACACCCTGTTCCTGCCATCTATG GCATTTGTGGAGATGAAGAACACTCCTGATGCTCAGAAGCTGGTGGATTACTATCAGTCCAACACACTGAGGCTCAACGATGACTTGATCAGTGTATCCTTCTCTGGAGAATATAAGACTCTCAT GCGAGTTTCAAAAGCCAAAAGGTACGAAGAAGAGAACGAAGGTACGAATAAGAGTTCCACCAAGAGGACAAGGAGCTCGAGTCGAGACAGAGacaaatcaaaagaaaacaagaaaagaaggtCCAGATCCAGAGACAAGTCCAGCAAAGAGGAACGGACCAGGTCCAGGTCCAAAgataaatcaaaagaaaaatccaGCAGTGAGGCCAAAACTACGTCTAGATCCCAAGAAAAGTCAGACAGAAAAAGGAAGAGCAGAACCCGGTCCAGGTCCAAAGATAAGTCCAATAGTGAGAAACGGACCAGGACCAGGTCTAAGTCAGGGTCCAGAGACAGAACAAGAGAAAAATCCACCAGGGAAAGCAAGACCAAGTCCCAAGAAAAGAAGAGTGGAAGCAGATCCAGGTCCAGAGACAAATCAAGAGAAAAGTCCAACAAAGACCAGAAGATCAGGTCCACATCCAAAGCCAACTCCAGCAAAGAGAGCAAAACCAGGTCTACcacaagcaaagaaagaaaaagcagaagcagATCCAGATCCATGGACAAATCCAGCAGAGATCAGAAATCAAGGGCTAGACAGAGATCCACCAGCATGTCCTCCAGGCAGGATGGAGAAAAGACAGCAGATCCAGAGAAACCCG AGTCCTCGTCCAAAGATGAACCAGCTCCTCTTGAAGACTCTAAACCTGAAGTTTTAGAcaaacagcaggaggaggaggaagcagc GTTGCCTGGAGAGGAGAGCGACATCGAGGGGATGGAGGTGATCGCTGAGGATGGGGAGAATCTGAAGGATGAAGATGTGGAGGCTCtgcaagaggaagagaaaatcaCGAGTGCTGCAGAGATAGCACCTGAAAAAG ATGAAGCGGAGGAGGTGGCAGGTGGAGAGCCTGACAATCAGGAGAACCCTGTaatggaggagaaggaggaagaggaggaagagtcaAGGGAAGCAACAGAGACTCAGGAGGAATCG GAGGACTTCCCTGTAAACCTGGAGAACTGCATcactctggatgagctgggagaAGACGAGTCTGACGACCAAG AGGGAGAATCGGCAGATGAACCAAAG TCAACATCCAGATCCAGCAGAGTTTTTTACTTCTGCCACCTGCCAGCTCATTATGCTCTCTTTGACTTCTTCAAACTGTTGAGAAATTTTGGGAGGGTGGTGCGCTATTACCTCATTGGCAACCGACGAGAG GGTTTCATCGAGATGTCGAGTTCTTCAGCGGCCCTGAAAGCTGTCGAAGAGCTCACCAGCAACCCAGCCATCCACAACTGCCCCAAACTCATCACCCACATTTCCGCCAAATACTACAGGCTTGACAACGG GTGGGTCGTTCACTCGGACGGCAGCGACGACGAGAAGAATCGAAGCAGCAGCAAGAAGAATGAAAAACAGAGCAAATCCAAGTTGTCGGATCAGGATGAGAATGACCGGAGTTCTAAAGGGAGGAAGGAGTCTCTGAAGAAGACATCAGAGAAATCCGGCAAAAAGACCCCGGAGAAAGAGGTAGCATCTAAAAAGACTCCAGAAAGGGAATCATCGGGGAAAAAGACCTCGAAGAAAGAAAAGGACCCTAAAAACACCTTGGAAAACAAATTCAGTGGCAGAAAGACTCCAGAGAAAGAGTCACCATCTAAAAAAACCTCAGATAAGGATTCTGTGTCTGCCTCCAAAAAGACTCCGGAGAAAGAGTCCAAGTCCAAAAAGACTCCAAAGAAGGAATCGTCGGAGGAACGGACTCCAGAAAAGGACCTTAAAAACAGCTCGGAGAAGGAATCTGCTGACAGACTGACTCCTGAGAAAGGGCCGTCGTATGACAAGATCCCAGAAAACGAGATGGTGGAACCAAAAGGGACTCCTGAGAAAAACTCGGTGCCTCTGACGACCCTGAAGACAGAACCAGAGGAAGAAAACATTCAACAAAATGAGGAGCTGGTGGCTGGTGAAGGtccagaggaagaaaaaacaaaaggagcagctgaagatcacttcagaaagaaaacaccaaaggcagagaagcaggaggagcaggaaacATTGATGGAAGTTTGTGCAGAAGCGGGACCAGATGGGGAAGACACAGAGAGGCCAAATCCACCAGACACCTCCACAGACCCTCCAAAAGCACAACGTGAACAG GAGGTGGAGCCACAGGCTGGTCCTGCAGAGGGCGCCACTGAACCTCAGAAACCCACCAAACCTGTTG GGACGGAGTTCGTGCGACCGGTCGTCGGTTATTTCTGTAACCTGTGTCAGCTGATCTTTGCTGATGAGGACGAAGccaaacagcagcactgcagcagcCCGACGCATTACAACAAATACCAG gagaAGACGGGGAACGATCCGTGGACGAGCTGA
- the matr3l1.1 gene encoding matrin 3-like 1.1 isoform X3: MSHNYPYRRPPSDTDLRPDPGSYRSVDYRHSSADHDFYRQPQDSFSTSASTSYTSSSSSRGSAPLQSSQEGVLNILSSCGLEPGDLALLAELPEDVLTVESLPHILRQIKCKKGTVKPFSSRAPSPPSSSFHSPSSTYRPATSSSSCSSRDWDQLNRPSVQYPLDHLPPPHPPSEQLLDRWGNPITVSSSRTAPLPSSSSSSPLGYTVDFHRRQGSSDYGKTGPVPSYSPGRREGAPPSRFSEAGPADYRAAAAAPPPSNEYKSKSHASRRDVSSTRSNQSSASMPTRKEALDFHGKVPPVFPYSCSLCDITVLSQKVWIQHVSGTQHADGQLSLLQQFPNWDCRMQTIRRDDKSEKKKKDGGRAAPAANQTASQSNRNSKQKKALEKGKVVCVKFPSQSVDETYLRKLTEPFGKIVKILMFPSLGFVEMGSVDQAKDLVKFHSNYPPTVNGEQIEFSISDAFNFLQSSRVVSFTPAPSGEHGKSDLISIVKRFGPPLYTLFLPSMAFVEMKNTPDAQKLVDYYQSNTLRLNDDLISVSFSGEYKTLMRVSKAKRYEEENEGTNKSSTKRTRSSSRDRDKSKENKKRRSRSRDKSSKEERTRSRSKDKSKEKSSSEAKTTSRSQEKSDRKRKSRTRSRSKDKSNSEKRTRTRSKSGSRDRTREKSTRESKTKSQEKKSGSRSRSRDKSREKSNKDQKIRSTSKANSSKESKTRSTTSKERKSRSRSRSMDKSSRDQKSRARQRSTSMSSRQDGEKTADPEKPESSSKDEPAPLEDSKPEVLDKQQEEEEAALPGEESDIEGMEVIAEDGENLKDEDVEALQEEEKITSAAEIAPEKDEAEEVAGGEPDNQENPVMEEKEEEEEESREATETQEESEDFPVNLENCITLDELGEDESDDQEGESADEPKSTSRSSRVFYFCHLPAHYALFDFFKLLRNFGRVVRYYLIGNRREGFIEMSSSSAALKAVEELTSNPAIHNCPKLITHISAKYYRLDNGWVVHSDGSDDEKNRSSSKKNEKQSKSKLSDQDENDRSSKGRKESLKKTSEKSGKKTPEKEVASKKTPERESSGKKTSKKEKDPKNTLENKFSGRKTPEKESPSKKTSDKDSVSASKKTPEKESKSKKTPKKESSEERTPEKDLKNSSEKESADRLTPEKGPSYDKIPENEMVEPKGTPEKNSVPLTTLKTEPEEENIQQNEELVAGEGPEEEKTKGAAEDHFRKKTPKAEKQEEQETLMEVCAEAGPDGEDTERPNPPDTSTDPPKAQREQEVEPQAGPAEGATEPQKPTKPVGTEFVRPVVGYFCNLCQLIFADEDEAKQQHCSSPTHYNKYQEKTGNDPWTS; the protein is encoded by the exons ATGTCCCACAACTACCCGTACAGACGGCCACCGTCTGACACTGACCTCAGACCCGATCCTGGATCTTACAGATCTGTGGACTACCGGCACTCCTCAGCAGACCACGACTTTTACAGGCAGCCTCAGGACTCCTTCTCCACCTCGGCCTCCACCTCCTACACTTCGTCTTCCTCGTCCAGGGGCTCTGCGCCACTGCAGTCGTCACAGGAAGGTGTTCTGAACATCCTGAGCAGCTGCGGTCTGGAGCCCGGCGATCTGGCGCTGCTGGCCGAGCTACCTGAAGATGTTCTCACTGTCGAGTCTCTGCCGCATATCCTCAGACAgatcaaatgcaaaaaagggaCTGTCAAACCTTTCTCTTCCCGGGCTCcgtctcctccctcctcttccttccaCTCTCCCAGCTCCACCTATCGACCTGCCACGAGCAGCTCCTCCTGCTCTTCCAGAGACTGGGACCAGCTCAACCGCCCGTCTGTCCAGTACCCGTTGGACCATCTGCCACCGCCTCATCCTCCTTCAGAGCAGCTCCTGGACCGCTGGGGTAATCCGATTACTGTGAGCTCCAGCCGAACAGCCCCGCTACCATCATCTTCCTCATCGTCACCCTTGGGGTACACGGTGGACTTCCACCGTAGGCAGGGCTCCTCTGATTATGGTAAGACTGGTCCAGTTCCTTCTTACAGCCCGGGAAGACGAGAAGGAGCTCCGCCTTCTCGATTCTCCGAGGCTGGACCAGCTGATTACAGGGCAGCAGCGGCGGCTCCTCCTCCTTCCAACGAGTACAAGTCCAAATCTCATGCGAGCCGCCGTGACGTGTCTTCCACGAGGAGCAACCAGTCCTCGGCATCAATGCCTACACGGAAAGAAGCTCTGGACTTCCACGGGAAGGTCCCACCGGTGTTCCCGTACTCGTGCTCTCTATGTGATATCACTGTGCTGTCACAGAAG GTTTGGATTCAGCACGTGAGCGGCACGCAGCATGCAGATGGacagctcagcctcctgcagCA GTTTCCTAACTGGGACTGCCGCATGCAGACGATCCGCAG gGATGATAAAtcggagaagaagaagaaggatggaGGGAGAGCCGCCCCGGCAGCGAATCAAA cagCATCGCAGTCAAACAGGAATTCGAAGCAGAAGAAG GCTTTGGAGAAAGGGAAAGTGGTGTGCGTGAAGTTTCCGTCTCAGTCTGTGGATGAGACGTATCTGAGGAAACTCACAGAACCTTTTGGAAAGATCGTGAAGATCCTCATGTTCCCGTCTCTG GGCTTCGTGGAGATGGGCTCGGTTGATCAGGCCAAGGACTTGGTGAAGTTTCACAGCAATTATCCTCCAACTGTGAACGGAGAGCAGATCGAGTTCAGCATCTCCGACGCCTTCAACTTTCTCCAG AGCTCTCGGGTGGTGAGTTTCACGCCGGCTCCATCAGGAGAACACGGAAAATCAGACCTGATCAGTATCGTCAAACGCTTCGGCCCACCGCTCTACACCCTGTTCCTGCCATCTATG GCATTTGTGGAGATGAAGAACACTCCTGATGCTCAGAAGCTGGTGGATTACTATCAGTCCAACACACTGAGGCTCAACGATGACTTGATCAGTGTATCCTTCTCTGGAGAATATAAGACTCTCAT GCGAGTTTCAAAAGCCAAAAGGTACGAAGAAGAGAACGAAGGTACGAATAAGAGTTCCACCAAGAGGACAAGGAGCTCGAGTCGAGACAGAGacaaatcaaaagaaaacaagaaaagaaggtCCAGATCCAGAGACAAGTCCAGCAAAGAGGAACGGACCAGGTCCAGGTCCAAAgataaatcaaaagaaaaatccaGCAGTGAGGCCAAAACTACGTCTAGATCCCAAGAAAAGTCAGACAGAAAAAGGAAGAGCAGAACCCGGTCCAGGTCCAAAGATAAGTCCAATAGTGAGAAACGGACCAGGACCAGGTCTAAGTCAGGGTCCAGAGACAGAACAAGAGAAAAATCCACCAGGGAAAGCAAGACCAAGTCCCAAGAAAAGAAGAGTGGAAGCAGATCCAGGTCCAGAGACAAATCAAGAGAAAAGTCCAACAAAGACCAGAAGATCAGGTCCACATCCAAAGCCAACTCCAGCAAAGAGAGCAAAACCAGGTCTACcacaagcaaagaaagaaaaagcagaagcagATCCAGATCCATGGACAAATCCAGCAGAGATCAGAAATCAAGGGCTAGACAGAGATCCACCAGCATGTCCTCCAGGCAGGATGGAGAAAAGACAGCAGATCCAGAGAAACCCG AGTCCTCGTCCAAAGATGAACCAGCTCCTCTTGAAGACTCTAAACCTGAAGTTTTAGAcaaacagcaggaggaggaggaagcagc GTTGCCTGGAGAGGAGAGCGACATCGAGGGGATGGAGGTGATCGCTGAGGATGGGGAGAATCTGAAGGATGAAGATGTGGAGGCTCtgcaagaggaagagaaaatcaCGAGTGCTGCAGAGATAGCACCTGAAAAAG ATGAAGCGGAGGAGGTGGCAGGTGGAGAGCCTGACAATCAGGAGAACCCTGTaatggaggagaaggaggaagaggaggaagagtcaAGGGAAGCAACAGAGACTCAGGAGGAATCG GAGGACTTCCCTGTAAACCTGGAGAACTGCATcactctggatgagctgggagaAGACGAGTCTGACGACCAAG AGGGAGAATCGGCAGATGAACCAAAG TCAACATCCAGATCCAGCAGAGTTTTTTACTTCTGCCACCTGCCAGCTCATTATGCTCTCTTTGACTTCTTCAAACTGTTGAGAAATTTTGGGAGGGTGGTGCGCTATTACCTCATTGGCAACCGACGAGAG GGTTTCATCGAGATGTCGAGTTCTTCAGCGGCCCTGAAAGCTGTCGAAGAGCTCACCAGCAACCCAGCCATCCACAACTGCCCCAAACTCATCACCCACATTTCCGCCAAATACTACAGGCTTGACAACGG GTGGGTCGTTCACTCGGACGGCAGCGACGACGAGAAGAATCGAAGCAGCAGCAAGAAGAATGAAAAACAGAGCAAATCCAAGTTGTCGGATCAGGATGAGAATGACCGGAGTTCTAAAGGGAGGAAGGAGTCTCTGAAGAAGACATCAGAGAAATCCGGCAAAAAGACCCCGGAGAAAGAGGTAGCATCTAAAAAGACTCCAGAAAGGGAATCATCGGGGAAAAAGACCTCGAAGAAAGAAAAGGACCCTAAAAACACCTTGGAAAACAAATTCAGTGGCAGAAAGACTCCAGAGAAAGAGTCACCATCTAAAAAAACCTCAGATAAGGATTCTGTGTCTGCCTCCAAAAAGACTCCGGAGAAAGAGTCCAAGTCCAAAAAGACTCCAAAGAAGGAATCGTCGGAGGAACGGACTCCAGAAAAGGACCTTAAAAACAGCTCGGAGAAGGAATCTGCTGACAGACTGACTCCTGAGAAAGGGCCGTCGTATGACAAGATCCCAGAAAACGAGATGGTGGAACCAAAAGGGACTCCTGAGAAAAACTCGGTGCCTCTGACGACCCTGAAGACAGAACCAGAGGAAGAAAACATTCAACAAAATGAGGAGCTGGTGGCTGGTGAAGGtccagaggaagaaaaaacaaaaggagcagctgaagatcacttcagaaagaaaacaccaaaggcagagaagcaggaggagcaggaaacATTGATGGAAGTTTGTGCAGAAGCGGGACCAGATGGGGAAGACACAGAGAGGCCAAATCCACCAGACACCTCCACAGACCCTCCAAAAGCACAACGTGAACAG GAGGTGGAGCCACAGGCTGGTCCTGCAGAGGGCGCCACTGAACCTCAGAAACCCACCAAACCTGTTG GGACGGAGTTCGTGCGACCGGTCGTCGGTTATTTCTGTAACCTGTGTCAGCTGATCTTTGCTGATGAGGACGAAGccaaacagcagcactgcagcagcCCGACGCATTACAACAAATACCAG gagaAGACGGGGAACGATCCGTGGACGAGCTGA